One part of the Phycisphaeraceae bacterium genome encodes these proteins:
- a CDS encoding thiolase family protein codes for MHEAVIVDVIRTPSGRGKPGGQLSGIHAVDLLAGVLETLVQRSNLDPALVDDVIAGCVSQIGEQGYNIGRNALLAAGFPEHVPGTTVDRQCGSSQQAAMFAAQGVMTGQYDIAIACGVESMSRIPLGTSVAGMDRYGSKLRARYPEGLVNQGVSAELIAHKWGLDRETLDEFSARSHRLAVEAREAFATEIVPTAGHTIDETIRDTTTVEGLAGLNPAFRTDELAARFPELDWRITPGNSSPFTDGASAALIMSAERAESLGLKPRARFHAFAVTGSDPIFMLTGIIPATKKVLERAGLGIDDLDAYEVNEAFASVPLAWQKELGTDPDKLNPRGGAIALGHPLGASGTRLLTTLVNQLEATGGRWGLQTMCEGGGMANATIIERL; via the coding sequence ATGCATGAAGCAGTGATTGTCGATGTCATCCGCACCCCGAGTGGCCGGGGCAAGCCAGGCGGCCAGCTTTCCGGCATCCACGCCGTGGACCTTCTCGCGGGAGTGCTCGAGACGCTCGTTCAACGCAGCAACCTCGACCCCGCCCTCGTGGACGACGTCATCGCCGGATGCGTGTCGCAAATCGGGGAGCAGGGCTACAACATCGGGCGGAATGCTTTGCTCGCCGCCGGATTCCCCGAGCACGTCCCAGGAACGACCGTCGACCGCCAATGCGGGTCCAGCCAGCAGGCTGCGATGTTCGCCGCGCAGGGCGTGATGACCGGACAGTACGACATCGCCATCGCGTGCGGGGTGGAGTCGATGAGTCGCATCCCGCTCGGGACATCGGTCGCCGGGATGGACCGCTACGGCTCGAAACTGCGTGCCCGCTACCCGGAGGGGCTCGTGAATCAGGGCGTCTCCGCGGAGCTCATTGCGCACAAGTGGGGGCTAGACCGCGAGACGCTCGACGAGTTTTCCGCACGCTCGCATCGGCTGGCCGTGGAAGCCCGCGAGGCCTTCGCAACAGAGATCGTGCCCACGGCCGGCCACACGATCGATGAAACGATTCGCGACACCACGACCGTCGAGGGGCTCGCCGGACTGAACCCGGCGTTCCGCACCGATGAACTGGCCGCGCGCTTCCCCGAACTCGACTGGCGCATCACGCCGGGCAACTCGAGCCCGTTCACGGATGGCGCATCCGCCGCCCTCATCATGAGTGCAGAGCGCGCCGAAAGTCTTGGGCTGAAGCCCCGCGCGCGGTTCCATGCATTTGCGGTTACCGGAAGCGACCCCATCTTCATGCTCACCGGGATCATCCCGGCAACGAAGAAGGTGCTCGAGCGTGCGGGACTCGGAATCGACGACCTCGACGCGTACGAAGTGAATGAGGCATTCGCCTCCGTCCCGCTCGCATGGCAGAAGGAGCTCGGAACCGACCCAGACAAACTGAACCCGCGCGGCGGAGCGATCGCACTGGGACACCCGCTCGGTGCATCCGGCACCCGGTTGCTCACGACCCTCGTGAACCAGCTTGAGGCGACGGGCGGACGGTGGGGACTTCAAACCATGTGCGAGGGCGGCGGCATGGCCAAC